The Shewanella zhangzhouensis genome has a window encoding:
- a CDS encoding discoidin domain-containing protein, with translation MKVFKNSRLSTLIALSLAGLYGCGGADDPDPANIPATIDVTVADISGSAVKGTLANALVTVSQLNGSQVQMSGDNRTGDDGSINFTVTGQPGFGINSMFKVDVAADDQTTMICDAVTCAGVAMGEVLSGAPLSGAHFTTLAYVQVPYANGSDGTADASFQANALTSIASDLVATEVAGGRNVSVRQLYEMALADNSQLLLKALGVNSKANVFSSALISAEAMANFVTGEECQEVSETDADGNTVTHEECQDTYASQDIIKLSLVNAAFANLGEGETFAGLMGEVTAAIALANEGDITALTPLRERMLASIAAVPYLAELGLTADSVIDLKLPFLETATSSGPVKEVTTAENLATAVITGRNRISDSEAEAMAFDGDVNTKWLDHNEWKGAPSVEDPSWLQVKFAQPQAVNSLFITSANDAPARDPENFQVLASNDGENWITLGEFIGESFDERFERKEFRFVNGLEFSYYRLNITKNKGDDSLMQVAEIAFVGPIYTSEDHANATGIASITGRNRIGDGEAETMAFDKDVNTKWLDHNDWKGAPSEEDPSWVRVDLVEPKAVDTLVLVSANDAEGRDPENFQLQASNDGETWLTLSEWIGESFDERFQRKQFSVTNSLAYSSYRLNITKNKGDDTLMQVAEIGLVGPKLPDLNHGMMAGTQISARFAISDSEAGSKAFDGDVSTKWLDHNDWKGAPSEEDPAWVMVQFPTQVAVNKLGMISANDADGRDPQNFNIEASNDGTNWVRLGSWIGEGFDDRFERKVFPFSNDLGFSFYRVNITKNKGDDTLMQVAEIELIGPQYMSVDHSSSAGAVASARNAISEAEAAAMAFDNDLSTKWLDHNEWKGAPTEEDPSWVQLDLPQARIVSSIAITSADDADGRDPENFNVEGSNDGGQTWVRLGSWIGESWDNRLERKLFEMGNGFAFSSYRLNVTKNKGDDTLMQIAEIELIGPEL, from the coding sequence ATGAAAGTTTTCAAAAACAGCAGGTTGTCTACTTTAATTGCGCTCTCTCTCGCGGGTCTTTACGGTTGTGGCGGTGCGGATGATCCGGATCCAGCCAATATCCCGGCCACCATTGATGTGACCGTGGCTGATATCTCCGGCAGTGCCGTGAAAGGCACCCTGGCCAATGCGCTGGTAACCGTGTCTCAGCTCAATGGCAGCCAGGTACAGATGAGCGGTGACAACCGTACCGGTGATGACGGCAGCATCAACTTTACCGTGACCGGCCAGCCCGGCTTTGGCATCAACAGCATGTTCAAAGTGGACGTGGCCGCCGACGACCAGACAACCATGATCTGCGATGCGGTGACCTGTGCCGGTGTTGCCATGGGCGAAGTGCTGAGCGGTGCGCCCCTGTCCGGCGCACACTTTACCACCCTGGCCTATGTGCAGGTGCCTTACGCCAACGGCAGTGATGGCACGGCAGACGCCAGTTTCCAGGCCAATGCCCTGACCAGTATTGCCAGTGACCTGGTGGCCACCGAGGTGGCAGGCGGCCGCAATGTGTCTGTGCGTCAGCTGTATGAAATGGCGCTGGCGGACAATTCACAGCTGCTGCTGAAAGCCCTTGGCGTTAACAGCAAGGCCAATGTGTTCAGCTCAGCGCTTATCAGTGCCGAGGCCATGGCAAACTTTGTGACCGGTGAAGAGTGTCAGGAAGTCTCTGAAACCGACGCCGATGGCAATACCGTGACCCATGAAGAGTGTCAGGACACCTATGCCAGCCAGGACATCATCAAGCTGTCGCTGGTGAATGCGGCCTTCGCCAATCTGGGCGAAGGGGAAACCTTTGCCGGGTTAATGGGCGAGGTCACTGCTGCCATTGCCCTGGCCAACGAAGGGGATATCACCGCCCTGACGCCACTGCGTGAACGCATGCTGGCTTCCATCGCCGCCGTGCCTTACCTGGCAGAACTCGGTTTAACCGCCGACAGCGTGATAGACCTCAAGCTGCCTTTCCTTGAAACCGCCACCAGTTCCGGGCCGGTCAAGGAAGTGACCACCGCTGAGAATCTTGCCACTGCCGTTATCACAGGCCGCAACCGCATCAGCGATTCTGAAGCCGAGGCCATGGCATTCGATGGTGACGTGAACACCAAGTGGCTGGATCACAACGAGTGGAAAGGGGCCCCCAGTGTGGAAGACCCATCCTGGTTGCAGGTGAAGTTTGCCCAGCCTCAGGCGGTGAATAGCCTGTTTATCACCAGTGCCAACGATGCCCCTGCCCGCGACCCGGAAAACTTCCAGGTGCTGGCCTCCAACGACGGCGAAAACTGGATAACCCTGGGCGAGTTCATCGGCGAAAGTTTTGATGAGCGTTTCGAGCGCAAAGAATTCCGGTTTGTGAATGGTCTGGAGTTCAGTTACTACCGTTTGAACATCACCAAAAACAAGGGCGACGATTCGCTGATGCAGGTGGCTGAGATTGCCTTTGTCGGCCCGATTTACACCAGCGAAGACCATGCCAATGCCACAGGTATTGCCAGCATTACCGGCCGTAATCGCATCGGTGATGGTGAAGCAGAAACCATGGCATTTGATAAAGACGTCAATACCAAGTGGCTGGATCACAACGACTGGAAAGGCGCACCGAGTGAGGAAGACCCATCCTGGGTGAGGGTGGATCTGGTCGAGCCCAAGGCGGTGGATACCCTGGTATTGGTGAGCGCCAACGATGCCGAAGGTCGTGACCCGGAGAACTTCCAGTTGCAGGCCTCCAACGACGGTGAAACCTGGCTGACCCTGTCTGAATGGATAGGCGAGAGCTTCGATGAGCGTTTCCAGCGCAAACAGTTCAGCGTGACCAACAGCCTGGCCTACAGCTCATACCGCTTGAATATCACCAAGAACAAGGGCGATGACACCCTGATGCAGGTGGCGGAAATCGGTTTGGTAGGGCCTAAACTGCCGGACCTCAACCACGGCATGATGGCAGGTACCCAAATCAGCGCCCGTTTCGCCATCAGCGATTCGGAAGCCGGTTCCAAGGCGTTTGATGGTGATGTGAGCACCAAGTGGCTGGATCATAACGACTGGAAAGGTGCACCGAGCGAAGAAGACCCAGCCTGGGTGATGGTGCAGTTCCCAACTCAGGTTGCCGTTAACAAGCTGGGTATGATCAGTGCCAACGATGCCGATGGCCGCGATCCGCAAAACTTCAATATCGAAGCGTCCAACGACGGCACCAACTGGGTACGTCTGGGCAGCTGGATTGGCGAAGGCTTTGATGATCGTTTCGAGCGCAAGGTATTCCCCTTCAGTAACGATCTGGGCTTCAGCTTCTATCGCGTGAATATCACCAAAAACAAGGGTGATGACACCCTGATGCAGGTGGCCGAGATAGAGTTGATTGGACCCCAGTACATGTCGGTGGATCACTCATCCTCAGCCGGTGCCGTGGCCAGTGCCCGCAATGCCATCAGCGAAGCCGAGGCAGCAGCCATGGCATTCGATAACGATCTCAGCACCAAGTGGCTGGATCATAACGAATGGAAAGGCGCACCGACCGAGGAAGACCCATCCTGGGTCCAGCTGGATCTGCCCCAGGCCAGGATAGTCAGCAGCATTGCCATCACCAGTGCCGATGATGCCGATGGCCGCGACCCTGAGAACTTCAACGTCGAAGGCTCCAATGACGGCGGCCAGACCTGGGTTCGTCTGGGTAGCTGGATTGGCGAGTCCTGGGACAACCGGCTTGAGCGTAAGCTGTTCGAAATGGGTAACGGTTTTGCTTTCAGCAGCTATCGTCTCAATGTCACCAAAAACAAAGGCGACGATACCCTGATGCAAATCGCTGAAATCGAGCTGATTGGCCCTGAGCTGTAA